CGTCGATCTGCTCGGAAATGCGCATGATGCCAAGTTCTGCGGCCATGGATGAGCCGGCCCGGCCGGTGATCATGATGGCGGTCAGCACCGGGCCGAGCTCACGGATGATGGACAGGGCCACGGCCGCGCCAAGCAGGCCCTCGCTGCCGAATTTGACCAGGGTATAATAGCCTTGCAGGCCGAGCACCATGCCGGTGAACAACCCGATCAGCCCGATGACGAAGATGGATTTGACCCCGATGAAATAGACCTGCTGCATGATCTTGGTCCACGACGGGGCCGGGACCACAATGCGCCACAGGCCCTGAGCCAGGAAAATGGCCAGACCGCCAAGCTCGGCCACAAAGGCCAAAACGACGCGGCCGAGAGCGGCAAATGGGGAGCACAGTAGGGAAAGGGCGGTATGTGTCATCGCATCCAGGCTCGGCAATTGGTCTTTCACGGGCCGGCCGAAAATCGGGTTACACTTCTTTAAGGCAAATGGGAAGCAGGGCGGCAGGGTCGGGAGTTGACG
The sequence above is drawn from the Desulfovibrio sp. TomC genome and encodes:
- a CDS encoding MlaE family ABC transporter permease; its protein translation is MTHTALSLLCSPFAALGRVVLAFVAELGGLAIFLAQGLWRIVVPAPSWTKIMQQVYFIGVKSIFVIGLIGLFTGMVLGLQGYYTLVKFGSEGLLGAAVALSIIRELGPVLTAIMITGRAGSSMAAELGIMRISEQIDALTTMDINPMRFLVAPRLAAALICFPLLTALFDVVGILGGYVSGCVLLGINPGVYFDRIDATVVLADVTGGFVKSLVFALLVAAICCYEGYFTHTRQGGFGAKGVSLATTSAVVLSCVVILVSDYILTSFLL